Proteins encoded together in one Impatiens glandulifera chromosome 1, dImpGla2.1, whole genome shotgun sequence window:
- the LOC124922537 gene encoding acylamino-acid-releasing enzyme isoform X2, with translation MGSRFVTPTSQCFVKSIRPQFALIPHSQRFNFKHFGVTTTLSFFRRNPFSSQRAQSKSGFTMDASRKAPVQETSIGLDETTKEEEEYTSLSKLLQEFVNISIVDKAWTFKPSNGKHSQAMFSVNQPNLLANKKRRYLISSHIFNDSNGTTSFQFSPFPIEMTGVSTLVPSPSGSKVLVIRNSENESPAKFEVWSQSQVEKEFQIPQSVHGSVYTDGWFEGISWNSSETMVAYVAEEPVPSKPTFDAFGYKKETSTIKDFGSWKGQGDWEEDWGETYAGKRQPALFVIDISSGEIRAVDGISKSLSVGQVIWAPPNNGLQETLVFVGWSSEPRKLGIKYCFCRACSLYAVRFPFSGSEADKPSAEVINLTQSISSACIPHFSPDGKSLVFLSAKTSVDTGAHRATDSLYKIDWPCDGKLDSSLELVNVVPVVMCPEDDSFPGLYDTVISSNPWLSDGSTMIVTSAWRSDEAIIAVNVLSGDVTRVSPDDTHFSWKVLALDGDNIIAVCSSLINVPQIKYGRPLKSLDFSAWSWDDISSPFSKGSEKVMALLAARQFSVMKIPVPNGSENLSRGANKPFEAMFVSSKTNKPGSCDPVIVVLHGGPHTVYLSAFSKSLAFLSSIGYSLLIVNYRGSLGFGEEALLSLPGKVGSQDVNDVLAAIDHVIKKGLIDPSRIAVLGGSHGGFLTTHLIGQAPEKFAAAAARNPVCNLALMTGTTDIPDWCFVESLGVDGKSNFTESPSSEHLSLFLSKSPISHIAKVKTPTIFLLGAKDRRVPVSNGIQYARALKERGVEVKVILFPEDTHGIERPQSDFESFLNIGAWFKKYCK, from the exons ATGGGCAGTAGGTTTGTCACTCCCACAAGTCAGTGCTTCGTGAAATCGATTCGTCCCCAGTTCGCTTTAATACCTCATAGTCAACGATTCAATTTCAAGCACTTTGGAGTGACGACTACTCTTTCCTTCTTTCGCCGCAATCCCTTCAGCTCTCAACG CGCACAATCAAAATCTGGTTTTACTATGGATGCCTCTAGAAAAGCCCCTGTACAAGAAACTTCAATTGGGTTAGATGAAActacaaaagaagaagaagaatatacATCTCTTTCTAAATTACTCCAAGAGTTTGTAAATATCTCCATTGTTGATAAGGCCTGGACTTTCAAGCCTTCCAATG GAAAACATTCTCAAGCTATGTTTTCAGTTAACCAACCAAATCTATTGGCTAATAAGAAAAGACGATATCTCATATCCagtcatatttttaatgatagCAATGGCACAACAAGCTTTCAGTTTTCCCCCTTTCCTATAGAAATGACTGGGGTCTCTACATTGGTTCCCTCGCCATCTGGTTCAAAGGTTTTAGTTATTAGGAATTCTGAAAATGAATCTCCTGCCAAATTTGAGGTTTGGAGTCAATCTCAAGTGGAAAAGGAATTTCAAATCCCTCAATCTGTTCATGGTTCTGTATATACAGATGGATG GTTTGAGGGAATTTCCTGGAACTCTAGTGAAACTATGGTTGCTTATGTTGCTGAGGAACCAGTTCCCTCAAAGCCAACTTTTGATGCTTTTGGTTATAAGAAGGAAACTTCAACAATAAAGGACTTTGGTAGCTGGAAAGGTCAAGGTGATTGGGAGGAGGATTGGGGGGAAACATATGCTGGTAAAAGGCAGCCTGCACTATTTGTTATTGACATTAGCAG TGGTGAGATTCGTGCAGTTGATGGCATCTCCAAGTCGCTTAGTGTTGGGCAAGTTATTTGGGCTCCACCAAACAATGGCTTGCAAGAAACTTTAGTCTTTGTAGGGTGGTCATCAGAGCCGAGAAAACTTGGTATTAAGTATTGCTTCTGCAGGGCTTGTTCATTATATGCAGTCAGGTTCCCTTTTAGTGGATCAGAAGCTGACAAACCGTC GGCTGAAGTGATAAATCTGACCCAAAGCATAAGTAGTGCATGCATCCCACATTTCAG CCCAGATGGAAAGTCTCTTGTATTTTTATCTGCAAAAACTTCTGTAGACACTGGAGCACATCGCGCGACAGATTCGCTTTATAAAATTGATTGGCCTTGTGATGGGAAGCTAGATTCATCCTTAGAACTTGTTAATGTG GTTCCTGTTGTGATGTGCCCTGAGGACGATAGCTTCCCTGGGCTATACGATACCGTCATCTCGAGTAATCCATGGCTTTCGGATGGATCCACAATGATTGTAACTTCTGCCTGGCGTAGCGATGAAGCAATCATTGCTGTTAACGTGTTGAG TGGGGATGTAACTCGAGTTAGTCCTGATGATACACATTTTTCCTGGAAAGTTCTTGCCCTGGACGGTGACAATATTATTGCTG tTTGTAGCAGCCTAATAAATGTTCCTCAAATAAAGTATGGGCGACCTCTTAAAAGTTTGGATTTTTCTGCATGGAGCTGGGATGATATTTCCAGCCCATTCTCAAAGGGTTCTGAGAAG GTGATGGCTTTGCTGGCTGCTCGCCAGTTTAGCGTAATGAAGATTCCAGTCCCTAATGGTTCTGAGAATTTAAGTAGAG GTGCTAACAAGCCTTTTGAGGCCATGTTTGTTTCCTCCAAGACCAACAAACCGGGTTCTTGTGATCCTGTAATTGTAGTGCTCCACGGGGGCCCTCACACTGTCTATTTATCAGCCTTCTCAAAATCCTTGGCATTTCTCTCTTCAATTGGTTATAGCTTGCTGATTGTAAACTACCG aGGTTCATTGGGATTTGGTGAGGAGGCATTACTATCGCTTCCTGGAAAAGTTGGGTCTCAG GATGTGAATGATGTACTCGCTGCAATTGATCATGTCATCAAGAAGGGATTGATAGATCCATCAAGAATAGCTGTTCTTGGCGGTTCCCATGGTGGCTTTTTGACAACCCACTTGATTGGTCAG GCACCAGAGAAGTTTGCTGCAGCAGCTGCGAGAaatcctgtttgtaaccttgctCTGATGACCGGGACAACTGATATACCCGATTGGTGTTTCGTTGAAAGCCTTGGAGTAGATGGAAAATCTAACTTCACTGAATCGCCTTCATCCGAGCACCTCTCTCTTTTCTTGAGCAAATCTCCTATCTCACATATAGCAAAG GTGAAAACACCCACAATCTTTCTCCTAGGTGCGAAAGATCGTCGTGTTCCAGTCTCCAATGGAATCCAA TATGCTCGGGCCCTAAAGGAGAGAGGCGTGGAGGTGAAAGTGATCTTGTTCCCCGAGGATACTCACGGTATCGAGAG GCCACAATCTGACTTTGAAAGCTTCCTGAATATTGGGGCATGGTTCAAGAAGTACTGTAAATAG
- the LOC124922537 gene encoding acylamino-acid-releasing enzyme isoform X1: MGSRFVTPTSQCFVKSIRPQFALIPHSQRFNFKHFGVTTTLSFFRRNPFSSQRYLLSCSSAQSKSGFTMDASRKAPVQETSIGLDETTKEEEEYTSLSKLLQEFVNISIVDKAWTFKPSNGKHSQAMFSVNQPNLLANKKRRYLISSHIFNDSNGTTSFQFSPFPIEMTGVSTLVPSPSGSKVLVIRNSENESPAKFEVWSQSQVEKEFQIPQSVHGSVYTDGWFEGISWNSSETMVAYVAEEPVPSKPTFDAFGYKKETSTIKDFGSWKGQGDWEEDWGETYAGKRQPALFVIDISSGEIRAVDGISKSLSVGQVIWAPPNNGLQETLVFVGWSSEPRKLGIKYCFCRACSLYAVRFPFSGSEADKPSAEVINLTQSISSACIPHFSPDGKSLVFLSAKTSVDTGAHRATDSLYKIDWPCDGKLDSSLELVNVVPVVMCPEDDSFPGLYDTVISSNPWLSDGSTMIVTSAWRSDEAIIAVNVLSGDVTRVSPDDTHFSWKVLALDGDNIIAVCSSLINVPQIKYGRPLKSLDFSAWSWDDISSPFSKGSEKVMALLAARQFSVMKIPVPNGSENLSRGANKPFEAMFVSSKTNKPGSCDPVIVVLHGGPHTVYLSAFSKSLAFLSSIGYSLLIVNYRGSLGFGEEALLSLPGKVGSQDVNDVLAAIDHVIKKGLIDPSRIAVLGGSHGGFLTTHLIGQAPEKFAAAAARNPVCNLALMTGTTDIPDWCFVESLGVDGKSNFTESPSSEHLSLFLSKSPISHIAKVKTPTIFLLGAKDRRVPVSNGIQYARALKERGVEVKVILFPEDTHGIERPQSDFESFLNIGAWFKKYCK, from the exons ATGGGCAGTAGGTTTGTCACTCCCACAAGTCAGTGCTTCGTGAAATCGATTCGTCCCCAGTTCGCTTTAATACCTCATAGTCAACGATTCAATTTCAAGCACTTTGGAGTGACGACTACTCTTTCCTTCTTTCGCCGCAATCCCTTCAGCTCTCAACG CTACTTGCTTTCTTGTTCTAGCGCACAATCAAAATCTGGTTTTACTATGGATGCCTCTAGAAAAGCCCCTGTACAAGAAACTTCAATTGGGTTAGATGAAActacaaaagaagaagaagaatatacATCTCTTTCTAAATTACTCCAAGAGTTTGTAAATATCTCCATTGTTGATAAGGCCTGGACTTTCAAGCCTTCCAATG GAAAACATTCTCAAGCTATGTTTTCAGTTAACCAACCAAATCTATTGGCTAATAAGAAAAGACGATATCTCATATCCagtcatatttttaatgatagCAATGGCACAACAAGCTTTCAGTTTTCCCCCTTTCCTATAGAAATGACTGGGGTCTCTACATTGGTTCCCTCGCCATCTGGTTCAAAGGTTTTAGTTATTAGGAATTCTGAAAATGAATCTCCTGCCAAATTTGAGGTTTGGAGTCAATCTCAAGTGGAAAAGGAATTTCAAATCCCTCAATCTGTTCATGGTTCTGTATATACAGATGGATG GTTTGAGGGAATTTCCTGGAACTCTAGTGAAACTATGGTTGCTTATGTTGCTGAGGAACCAGTTCCCTCAAAGCCAACTTTTGATGCTTTTGGTTATAAGAAGGAAACTTCAACAATAAAGGACTTTGGTAGCTGGAAAGGTCAAGGTGATTGGGAGGAGGATTGGGGGGAAACATATGCTGGTAAAAGGCAGCCTGCACTATTTGTTATTGACATTAGCAG TGGTGAGATTCGTGCAGTTGATGGCATCTCCAAGTCGCTTAGTGTTGGGCAAGTTATTTGGGCTCCACCAAACAATGGCTTGCAAGAAACTTTAGTCTTTGTAGGGTGGTCATCAGAGCCGAGAAAACTTGGTATTAAGTATTGCTTCTGCAGGGCTTGTTCATTATATGCAGTCAGGTTCCCTTTTAGTGGATCAGAAGCTGACAAACCGTC GGCTGAAGTGATAAATCTGACCCAAAGCATAAGTAGTGCATGCATCCCACATTTCAG CCCAGATGGAAAGTCTCTTGTATTTTTATCTGCAAAAACTTCTGTAGACACTGGAGCACATCGCGCGACAGATTCGCTTTATAAAATTGATTGGCCTTGTGATGGGAAGCTAGATTCATCCTTAGAACTTGTTAATGTG GTTCCTGTTGTGATGTGCCCTGAGGACGATAGCTTCCCTGGGCTATACGATACCGTCATCTCGAGTAATCCATGGCTTTCGGATGGATCCACAATGATTGTAACTTCTGCCTGGCGTAGCGATGAAGCAATCATTGCTGTTAACGTGTTGAG TGGGGATGTAACTCGAGTTAGTCCTGATGATACACATTTTTCCTGGAAAGTTCTTGCCCTGGACGGTGACAATATTATTGCTG tTTGTAGCAGCCTAATAAATGTTCCTCAAATAAAGTATGGGCGACCTCTTAAAAGTTTGGATTTTTCTGCATGGAGCTGGGATGATATTTCCAGCCCATTCTCAAAGGGTTCTGAGAAG GTGATGGCTTTGCTGGCTGCTCGCCAGTTTAGCGTAATGAAGATTCCAGTCCCTAATGGTTCTGAGAATTTAAGTAGAG GTGCTAACAAGCCTTTTGAGGCCATGTTTGTTTCCTCCAAGACCAACAAACCGGGTTCTTGTGATCCTGTAATTGTAGTGCTCCACGGGGGCCCTCACACTGTCTATTTATCAGCCTTCTCAAAATCCTTGGCATTTCTCTCTTCAATTGGTTATAGCTTGCTGATTGTAAACTACCG aGGTTCATTGGGATTTGGTGAGGAGGCATTACTATCGCTTCCTGGAAAAGTTGGGTCTCAG GATGTGAATGATGTACTCGCTGCAATTGATCATGTCATCAAGAAGGGATTGATAGATCCATCAAGAATAGCTGTTCTTGGCGGTTCCCATGGTGGCTTTTTGACAACCCACTTGATTGGTCAG GCACCAGAGAAGTTTGCTGCAGCAGCTGCGAGAaatcctgtttgtaaccttgctCTGATGACCGGGACAACTGATATACCCGATTGGTGTTTCGTTGAAAGCCTTGGAGTAGATGGAAAATCTAACTTCACTGAATCGCCTTCATCCGAGCACCTCTCTCTTTTCTTGAGCAAATCTCCTATCTCACATATAGCAAAG GTGAAAACACCCACAATCTTTCTCCTAGGTGCGAAAGATCGTCGTGTTCCAGTCTCCAATGGAATCCAA TATGCTCGGGCCCTAAAGGAGAGAGGCGTGGAGGTGAAAGTGATCTTGTTCCCCGAGGATACTCACGGTATCGAGAG GCCACAATCTGACTTTGAAAGCTTCCTGAATATTGGGGCATGGTTCAAGAAGTACTGTAAATAG
- the LOC124925805 gene encoding pentatricopeptide repeat-containing protein At1g62680, mitochondrial-like has protein sequence MIIRKQLCSNCYLLFRPHTKCLSSATVESSSIDIETQIRSLCDKSSPRLEDALLLFNQAVKIHGLPSESTCNFLLKTFLQSKKYSMVIYVYNKMKGIQAFRSFFSLKVLIEIFQHSNKPDLAFGVLGTMVKCGFQVNTFCINVVLNGLCRNGDASRALKVFNEWCRGPVLPDVITFNTLMNGLSKNDRIGKAMDLFDEMKLKGLNPDVFTYIILMNGLCKKDRMGEAMNLFDDMKLKGLNPDVSTYKTLMNGICKEGRMGKAMDLFDDMKLQGLYPDVYTCNTLMNGFCKEDQMGEAMDLFDDMKLKGLNPNVFTYTILMNGLCKMDRMGEAMDLFDDMKLKGLNPNVFTYTILMNGLCKEGRMEEAMDLFDDMKLKGLNPNVFTYTILVNGLCKKGQMGEAMDLFDDMKLKGLDPDAVTHGALVNGLCKAGNFDEGKKHYEKMLEKGVEPHKFIYSSLLQYLCKTRRWEAASELFNVMSDRGIKQDLVICNVLIDGHCRDGRPMEAMRLVDLMAENGEEADIITYNSLMDFVNLVDEAMELVSLMLKDENRVEPDHQLLAALIHGLCKEGRLQEAMEIHREMNTREIFPFNILIHAHLKKGDVGEGMKLLKTRLEMGLVLDSHTYSVLINGFFQLRMMNIAKGLLTFGGGKGFITIDSKPDVASFNTIIHGTIRANDLQSAKQFFEEMLQMGVEPDVVTFSTLVNGFMKLVHWQAGKDTFERMVACGYGPTAAVYDSLLNGFLAMGEKEEIIGLLRRMAAEGFRLKRRNY, from the exons ATGATTATTAGAAAGCAACTTTGCAGTAATTGCTATCTCTTGTTTCGTCCTCACACCAAATGCTTATCTTCAGCAACCGTAGAATCGAGTTCCATTGACATAGAAACCCAAATTAGATCATTATGTGATAAATCCAGTCCCCGACTCGAAGATGCTTTGCTCCTCTTTAATCAAGCTGTTAAAATTCACGGCCTGCCTTCTGAATCAACGtgcaattttcttttaaaaacatttttacagTCAAAGAAGTATAGCATGGTTATCTATGTCTACAATAAGATGAAGGGTATCCAAGCTTTTCGCAGTTTCTTTTCATTGAAAGTTCTGATCGAGATTTTCCAGCATTCTAATAAGCCCGATTTGGCTTTTGGAGTGTTGGGCACGATGGTGAAGTGTGGTTTTCAAGTTAACACATTTTGtataaatgttgttttaaatGGACTTTGTCGAAATGGTGATGCTTCAAGAGCTTTAAAGGTTTTCAATGAATGGTGCAGAGGGCCTGTATTGCCTGATGTGATTACTTTCAACACTCTTATGAACGGGCTTAGTAAAAATGATCGAATTGGAAAAGCAAtggatttgtttgatgaaatgaAGCTGAAGGGCCTCAATCCGGATGTTTTTACTTACATCATTCTTATGAACGGGCTTTGTAAAAAGGATCGAATGGGAGAAGCAATGAATTTGTTTGATGACATGAAGCTGAAGGGCCTCAATCCGGATGTTTCTACTTACAAAACTCTTATGAACGGGATTTGTAAAGAGGGTCGAATGGGAAAAGCAATGGATTTGTTTGATGACATGAAGCTGCAGGGCCTCTATCCGGATGTTTATACTTGCAACACTCTTATGAACGGGTTTTGTAAAGAGGATCAAATGGGAGAAGCAATGGATTTGTTTGATGACATGAAGCTGAAGGGCCTTAATCCAAATGTTTTTACTTACACCATTCTTATGAACGGGCTTTGTAAAATGGATCGAATGGGAGAAGCAATGGATTTGTTTGATGACATGAAGCTGAAGGGTCTCAATCCAAATGTTTTTACTTACACCATTCTTATGAACGGGCTTTGTAAAGAGGGTCGAATGGAAGAAGCAATGGATTTGTTTGATGACATGAAACTGAAGGGTCTCAATCCGAATGTTTTTACTTACACCATTCTTGTGAACGGGCTTTGTAAAAAGGGTCAAATGGGAGAAGCAATGGATTTGTTTGATGACATGAAGCTGAAGGGCCTCGATCCGGATGCTGTTACTCACGGTGCACTTGTCAATGGACTTTGCAAAGCTGGGAATTTCGACGAGGGAAAGAAACATTACGAGAAGATGTTGGAAAAAGGAGTTGAACCGCACAAATTCATTTATTCAAGTTTGTTACAGTATCTTTGCAAAACAAGGCGATGGGAGGCAGCTAGTGAGTTATTCAATGTTATGTCAGACCGAGGAATAAAACAGGATCTGGTAATCTGCAACGTTTTAATCGATGGGCATTGTAGAGATGGAAGGCCCATGGAAGCTATGCGGTTAGTAGACTTAATGGCGGAGAATGGTGAAGAGGCAGACATAATAACATATAATTCACTAATGGATTTTGTAAATCTG GTTGATGAGGCGATGGAGTTAGTATCCTTGATGTTGAAAGACGAGAATCGTGTAGAGCCAGATCATCAATTGTTAGCAGCTTTAATTCACGGGCTTTGTAAAGAAGGTCGTCTACAAGAAGCGATGGAGATTCATCGTGAAATGAACACGAGAGAAATATTTCCTTTTAATATACTAATACATGCTCATTTGAAGAAAGGAGATGTTGGTGAAGGAATGAAGTTATTGAAGACCAGGCTTGAAATGGGATTAGTTCTGGATTCACACACTTATTCAGTTTTGATAAATGGATTCTTCCAATTGAGAATGATGAACATTGCGAAAGGTCTTTTGACG TTTGGAGGAGGCAAAGGGTTTATTACCATAGACAGTAAACCAGATGTTGCATCTTTTAATACCATAATTCATGGAACTATAAGAGCGAATGATCTACAATCGGCAAAACAATTCTTCGAGGAAATGCTTCAAATGGGCGTGGAACCTGATGTTGTGACCTTTTCAACCCTTGTAAATGGATTTATGAAATTAGTACATTGGCAGGCGGGAAAAGACACCTTCGAGAGGATGGTAGCTTGCGGTTATGGTCCTACTGCTGCTGTATACGATTCTTTACTAAACGGTTTCCTTGCGATGGGTGAAAAGGAAGAAATAATTGGTTTGCTTAGACGGATGGCAGCTGAGGGGTTTCGTCTTAAACGAAGAAATTACTGA
- the LOC124922784 gene encoding serine/threonine receptor-like kinase NFP, protein MKIKLDSISSLTLIIFLYSIQIPSAETCSSSESHYPCQTYVFYRAMATEFLDLASIGDLFSTSRVMIANPSNILSPSTPLIPNQPLFVPIACSCNRINGGAGNTSLSYANITYKIKKGDTFFLGSTIYFQNLTNDQSVQLVNPNLIPTDLQIGTLVVFPILCKCLNPNSYLISYVFQPSDSISSLALKFGSTSKSIVDINGDELQPFDTIFIPVSRLPRLPQPIFAHQSSRSYKQRSTIIGLEIGLGITGFLLASVIGLWGYREFVIMKKRKGSSDEEIHHLIRGVKGINMKEEEEVNLMADISQCLDKCKMFRIEELREATDGFDSRLLIQGSVYKGCIDGVLYSIKKMGWNAFEELQILHRVNHGNLVGIEGFCMDPEETGCYIVHEFVENGSLHSWLHGSANRRHNLCWKTRLRIAIDVANGLQYIHEHTRPQVIHKDIKSSNILLDSNMRAKIANFGLARSGCNALTVHVNSTQGYAPPEYLKDGLISTKTDVFSFGVVLAELVSGKEAAMGEGGNSMLWKMAGMMMEGKEEERRKRVSEWMDDAILKQSDWSIENVMNVIVIAIACLRKEPSKRPSMMEIVYALCKTSEDMFFDVSEDGPSPRALNAR, encoded by the exons atgaAGATCAAACTCGACTCTATCTCTTCACTAACACTCATCATCTTCCTTTACTCCATTCAAATTCCCTCTGCAGAAACCTGCAGCTCAAGTGAATCTCACTATCCATGTCAAACTTACGTTTTTTACAGAGCCATGGCTACTGAATTCCTAGACCTAGCTTCCATTGGAGACCTCTTCTCAACAAGCCGTGTTATGATCGCCAATCCCAGCAACATCTTATCTCCATCAACACCTCTGATTCCAAACCAACCCCTCTTTGTTCCCATAGCTTGTTCCTGCAACAGAATCAATGGCGGCGCCGGCAATACAAGTCTTTCATATGCCAACATCACTTACAAAATCAAGAAAGGTGACACCTTTTTCTTAGGTTCAACAATCTACTTCCAGAATCTCACTAACGACCAATCTGTTCAGCTTGTTAACCCAAATCTAATCCCGACCGATCTTCAAATAGGCACTCTTGTTGTCTTTCCAATCTTATGCAAGTGTCTGAACCCAAACAGTTATCTTATCAGTTATGTGTTTCAGCCTTCTGATTCGATTTCTTCTTTAGCTTTGAAATTTGGGTCAACCTCGAAATCGATAGTGGATATTAATGGAGATGAATTGCAGCCGTTTGATACCATTTTCATTCCAGTTTCACGTCTTCCGAGGCTACCACAACCCATATTTGCTCATCAATCTTCTCGTTCATACAAACAGAGAAGTACTATCATTGGACTGGAAATTGGGCTGGGAATTACTGGGTTTTTGTTAGCTTCAGTTATTGGGTTGTGGGGTTACAGAGAGTTTGTGATTATGAAGAAAAGAAAGGGTTCAAGCGATGAAGAGATTCATCATTTGATCAGGGGAGTAAAAGGAATAAATATGAAGGAGGAGGAAGAAGTAAATTTAATGGCGGATATTTCACAATGCTTAGACAAGTGTAAAATGTTTAGAATTGAAGAATTAAGAGAAGCAACCGATGGTTTTGACAGTAGATTGTTGATACAAGGGTCTGTTTACAAAGGATGTATTGATGGAGTTCTCTATTCCATTAAAAAAATGGGATGGAATGCCTTTGAAGAGCTGCAAATTTTGCACAGG GTGAACCATGGAAACCTGGTGGGGATAGAAGGATTCTGCATGGACCCTGAAGAGACGGGTTGCTACATAGTCCACGAGTTTGTCGAGAATGGCTCACTCCATTCTTGGCTGCACGGTTCGGCTAACAG GAGACATAACTTATGTTGGAAAACAAGGCTAAGAATTGCTATTGATGTTGCTAATGGTCTCCAATACATCCACGAACATACAAGGCCACAAGTGATCCACAAGGATATAAAGAGTAGCAATATCCTCTTAGACTCCAATATGAGAGCCAAGATAGCCAACTTCGGCCTGGCCCGGTCAGGCTGCAACGCTTTGACCGTGCATGTGAATTCGACACAAGGGTATGCACCGCCAGAATACTTGAAAGATGGTTTGATCTCGACAAAGACCGATGTCTTCTCGTTTGGGGTGGTGCTGGCGGAGCTGGTGTCAGGAAAGGAGGCGGCGATGGGTGAGGGAGGGAACTCGATGTTATGGAAGATGGCGGGCATGATGATGGAAGGGAAGGAAGAGGAGCGAAGAAAAAGGGTGAGTGAATGGATGGATGACGCGATTTTGAAGCAAAGTGATTGGTCTATAGAGAATGTTATGAATGTGATTGTTATTGCTATTGCTTGTTTGAGGAAAGAACCTTCCAAGAGACCTAGCATGATGGAGATTGTGTATGCTTTGTGTAAGACTAGTGAAGACATGTTTTTTGATGTCTCCGAGGATGGGCCATCTCCACGGGCACTAAATGCAAGATAG
- the LOC124922539 gene encoding auxin-induced protein IAA4-like, with protein MDTSVAAYDQRDLNLRETELRLGLPGMEQESNKELTLSSLKNNKRSLPDIEVDDVSKDDEDDDSSLAAAPPPAKAPVVGWPPVRSYRKNSLLQKKTTAEGSESGIYVKVSMDGAPYLRKIDLKVYNGYPSLLKALENMFKLTIGEYSEREGYKGSEYAPTYEDKDGDWMLLGDVPWEMFILSCKRLRIMKGSEAKGLGCGV; from the exons ATGGACACATCTGTGGCAGCATATGATCAAAGAGATCTCAATCTCAGAGAAACAGAGCTTAGGTTGGGTTTGCCAGGAATGGAACAAGAATCTAACAAGGAACTTACGTTGTCTAGCCTGAAGAACAACAAGAGATCATTACCTGATATTGAGGTTGATGACGTGTCAAAGGATGATGAAGACGATGACTCCTCTCTTGCTGCTGCACCACCTCCTGCCAA agCACCAGTTGTGGGGTGGCCGCCAGTTCGATCCTACAGGAAGAACAGCTTACTCCAGAAGAAAACAACTGCAGAAGGATCAGAAAGTGGGATCTATGTGAAAGTAAGCATGGATGGAGCTCCTTACTTGAGAAAGATTGATCTAAAGGTCTATAATGGATATCCAAGTCTCTTGAAGGCATTAGAAAACATGTTCAAACTCACCATAGGAGAATACTCTGAGAGAGAAGGATATAAGGGATCAGAATACGCTCCTACCTATGAAGACAAAGATGGTGATTGGATGCTTCTTGGAGATGTCCCATGGGA AATGTTCATATTATCCTGCAAAAGACTCAGAATCATGAAAGGATCAGAAGCTAAAGGATTGGGTTGTGGGGTTTGA
- the LOC124922543 gene encoding auxin-responsive protein IAA14-like: MEILDRKITNLLGGDDQCVNGFSLNMKETELCLGLPGAVKVTGKRGFSETVDLKLNLQTNELSSSMDLKDDDDDDDDDQMLMKPPSTTHDKKNLNLVSSNDHHHHAKPPAKAQVVGWPPVRSYRKNVMTSSTTTQIKSNIGVELDHDQVSPTAAASFVKVSMDGAPYLRKVDLKMYTGYQQLSNALAKMFSSFTMSEYGSQGMIDFMNESKLIDLLNSSEYVPTYEDKDGDWMLVGDVPWEMFVNSCKRLRIMKGSEAIGLAPRAMEKCKSRS, encoded by the exons ATGGAAATACTTGACCGGAAAATAACCAACTTGCTCGGAGGAGATGATCAGTGTGTTAATGGGTTCAGCTTGAACATGAAAGAGACTGAGCTCTGTCTTGGCTTGCCGGGAGCAGTAAAAGTCACTGGAAAAAGAGGGTTCTCTGAAACTGTTGATCTTAAGCTTAATCTTCAAACCAATGAATTATCATCATCCATGGATCtgaaagatgatgatgatgatgatgatgatgatcagatGCTTATGAAACCACCATCAACAACTCATGACAAGAAGAATCTTAATCTTGTTTCATCcaatgatcatcatcatcatgctAAGCCACCGGCCAa gGCACAAGTGGTGGGTTGGCCACCGGTGAGATCATACAGAAAGAACGTGATGACTTCATCCACCACTACTCAGATAAAGAGCAATATTGGTGTCGAATTAGATCATGATCAGGTATCGCCAACGGCGGCGGCATCGTTCGTGAAAGTTAGCATGGATGGAGCGCCATACCTTCGTAAGGTTGATTTAAAGATGTACACTGGTTATCAACAACTCTCTAATGCCTTGGCCAAGATGTTCAGTTCTTTCACTATGA GTGAATATGGGTCCCAAGGAATGATTGATTTCATGAATGAGAGTAAGTTGATAGATCTCCTCAATAGTTCTGAGTATGTTCCTACCTATGAAGATAAAGATGGTGACTGGATGCTCGTGGGAGATGTCCCATGGGA gatgtTTGTGAATTCGTGCAAACGCTTGCGCATAATGAAGGGATCTGAAGCTATCGGACTTG cACCAAGGGCTATGGAGAAATGCAAGAGCAGGAGCTGA